The following proteins come from a genomic window of Pelagicoccus albus:
- a CDS encoding O-methyltransferase: MVDVLKNFSLQDASISNYVSELLLDDDPALEEVRERSSAADLPGIQLTREDTRHLAFLLNACRAKNVLEIGTLGGYSGLCIARELPADGHLYTVDIEPKHVAVATETFEKYGYAKQVTCIEAPGLEGFAQVAAKGKLDFIFLDADRDHYPEYLELAAEALRPGGLLVADNTFAYGRIASPPADEEEAALINGCIQFNKAILEHPDFVSTILPTGEGLTVGARR, encoded by the coding sequence ATGGTTGACGTATTAAAAAACTTCTCACTGCAAGACGCCTCTATATCCAACTACGTCAGCGAGCTTCTGCTCGATGACGATCCTGCTCTCGAAGAAGTGCGCGAGCGTAGTTCCGCCGCGGACTTACCGGGTATCCAACTAACGCGGGAAGACACGCGCCACCTCGCATTCTTGCTGAACGCATGCCGAGCAAAAAATGTTTTGGAAATCGGAACACTGGGAGGCTACTCCGGGCTCTGCATCGCAAGGGAGCTCCCTGCGGACGGACATCTTTACACAGTCGACATCGAGCCCAAGCACGTCGCCGTCGCTACAGAAACGTTCGAGAAATATGGATACGCTAAACAAGTAACCTGTATCGAAGCTCCAGGGCTGGAAGGCTTTGCCCAAGTCGCAGCGAAAGGGAAACTGGACTTCATTTTTCTGGACGCGGATCGCGACCACTATCCGGAGTATCTCGAGCTGGCCGCTGAAGCGCTTCGGCCAGGCGGTTTACTCGTAGCGGACAACACTTTCGCGTACGGACGAATCGCGTCCCCTCCAGCGGACGAGGAGGAAGCGGCTCTAATCAACGGCTGCATACAGTTTAACAAGGCGATATTGGAACACCCGGATTTCGTCTCAACCATACTTCCCACGGGCGAAGGCTTAACTGTGGGAGCGCGTCGCTAA
- a CDS encoding creatininase family protein, with protein sequence MFIKIADSDITSSWAHYTWTKIYNWPDKEETLVVVPLHGFADWGIGLGMDVEETIGSAVLKDSIQKADLGEKILVTPPVRFQPQPFSNASFSLDFETAYDLVDSVLDSIKLTGFKKVILFNTGPYNEQFTDIMGRDMRIKHGLQMFCVNLSGLGLDLHPYRQASAMGMGSANSGPVKTPDREKARALAVYLLDEPAVESADPIPNDAYEPGIPKFCDPLKGGLIPAEAAETAPAILEESGAHLARLLHEIAERAPLPNDGAITFKTDYIPPAS encoded by the coding sequence ATGTTCATAAAGATAGCAGATTCAGACATCACCAGTTCATGGGCCCACTACACCTGGACTAAAATCTACAACTGGCCGGATAAGGAGGAGACTCTTGTCGTCGTTCCTTTGCATGGATTCGCCGACTGGGGAATCGGACTCGGCATGGATGTGGAAGAGACAATCGGGTCTGCCGTACTGAAAGACTCGATACAGAAAGCGGATTTGGGCGAAAAAATCCTCGTTACCCCGCCCGTTCGTTTCCAGCCGCAACCATTCTCGAATGCGTCCTTTTCTCTGGATTTCGAAACTGCGTACGATCTCGTTGATAGCGTTTTGGACAGTATCAAGCTTACCGGCTTTAAAAAGGTCATCCTTTTCAATACCGGCCCATACAACGAACAGTTTACCGACATCATGGGACGGGATATGCGAATCAAACACGGGCTGCAGATGTTTTGCGTAAACCTAAGTGGCCTCGGATTGGATCTACACCCATACCGGCAAGCCTCCGCCATGGGAATGGGAAGCGCCAATAGCGGTCCGGTTAAAACGCCAGACCGCGAGAAGGCGCGAGCCCTGGCGGTTTACCTCTTGGACGAGCCCGCCGTGGAATCTGCAGATCCTATTCCGAACGATGCCTATGAGCCTGGAATACCGAAATTCTGCGATCCTTTAAAAGGTGGCCTGATACCGGCCGAAGCCGCTGAGACTGCTCCGGCCATTTTGGAAGAATCGGGCGCACATCTCGCTCGCCTCCTGCATGAGATCGCCGAACGAGCCCCTCTACCCAACGACGGTGCCATCACTTTCAAAACCGACTACATCCCGCCTGCCTCATGA
- a CDS encoding creatininase family protein has product MSFPSYRKFYLPSYSPSQIEAFPNKESALVIIPTGAIEQHGPQLPVAVDSLMGQAWLSLALPKVPEGTPVFVTPPVTIGKSNEHVGYPGTLFVPAKILRRLVHSIFQQCYGWGFRKFAFLNTHGGNMSVVRACMQEFQAEKSDISTCFLRSGFAPPISKQEAAFGFHANQVETAWMMAATEDHQLVDSTYLPCEYPGSVDDPAELRAECAPATYSWVTADISDSGVIGDASLATIEDGREWLDKGAAALAESIVTLCNQ; this is encoded by the coding sequence ATGAGCTTCCCAAGCTACAGAAAGTTCTATCTCCCATCCTACTCGCCATCCCAGATCGAGGCTTTTCCCAACAAAGAGTCAGCTTTGGTTATTATCCCTACGGGAGCCATCGAGCAGCACGGTCCTCAATTGCCGGTTGCAGTCGATTCCTTGATGGGACAAGCGTGGCTTAGCTTGGCCTTGCCTAAAGTGCCAGAAGGAACGCCAGTCTTCGTGACCCCGCCAGTCACCATCGGCAAAAGCAACGAACATGTAGGCTATCCTGGAACCCTCTTTGTCCCTGCCAAAATTCTCCGCCGCCTCGTTCACAGCATTTTCCAGCAGTGCTACGGCTGGGGCTTCCGTAAGTTCGCCTTTTTGAATACGCACGGCGGAAACATGTCCGTTGTGCGAGCCTGCATGCAGGAATTCCAAGCTGAGAAATCCGACATCTCGACCTGTTTCTTGCGCTCCGGTTTCGCTCCTCCAATCAGCAAGCAGGAAGCGGCTTTCGGATTCCACGCAAATCAGGTTGAAACCGCCTGGATGATGGCTGCCACCGAAGACCATCAACTCGTGGATTCGACTTACCTACCCTGCGAGTATCCAGGTTCTGTAGACGATCCCGCAGAGTTAAGGGCCGAGTGCGCCCCTGCGACCTACTCTTGGGTAACGGCGGATATTTCAGATTCCGGAGTAATCGGAGACGCTAGTCTCGCAACCATCGAAGATGGAAGAGAGTGGTTGGACAAAGGAGCTGCCGCTCTGGCGGAAAGCATCGTAACCTTATGCAATCAGTAG
- a CDS encoding ABC transporter substrate-binding protein, translating to MQSVVAKSAGFASLAALSFLAGCGDKNAEEAADSKPYVLQTDWYAQPETGGFFHASLQGFYSDEGVNLDVKPSNPQMINAQMVASGQADFGITRIEDILMARARGMPLLAVSVYFQRSPLALMLHESNPANSIPELDEHTVMLQLGKPFHLWMERHFDIKLRAVPHDYGIQRFMADESKEFVQQAYLTNEPYQVEKADIDLKLLPLADAGYQTFLCVYTREEFAAEHPEVVKAVVRASARGWQDYLNGDASATNDLLVELNPVLKPDHVEWGRKQIINYHLVDGDYQWDESFYAIDPSRTRTQFELLRDLEMVPADLDWKAAISNSFLPESLN from the coding sequence ATGCAATCAGTAGTCGCGAAATCTGCCGGCTTCGCTTCCCTCGCTGCTCTCAGTTTCTTGGCTGGGTGCGGGGACAAAAACGCTGAAGAGGCGGCTGACTCGAAGCCGTACGTTTTGCAAACGGACTGGTACGCCCAGCCTGAAACAGGCGGATTTTTCCACGCTTCCCTGCAAGGTTTCTACAGCGATGAGGGCGTGAATCTGGACGTAAAACCTAGCAATCCGCAAATGATCAACGCCCAGATGGTCGCCTCCGGCCAAGCGGATTTTGGCATCACCCGTATCGAGGATATTCTCATGGCCAGAGCTCGCGGCATGCCCTTGCTTGCCGTATCGGTCTACTTCCAACGTTCGCCCTTGGCCCTGATGCTTCACGAGTCCAATCCGGCTAACTCAATTCCTGAGCTAGATGAGCATACCGTCATGCTCCAGCTAGGAAAACCGTTTCACCTGTGGATGGAACGTCATTTTGATATAAAGCTGCGAGCCGTTCCGCACGACTACGGTATCCAAAGATTCATGGCAGACGAATCGAAAGAGTTTGTCCAACAAGCCTATCTCACCAACGAGCCCTACCAGGTTGAAAAAGCGGACATCGACCTAAAGCTTCTTCCTCTTGCCGACGCTGGTTATCAAACCTTCCTCTGCGTATATACGCGGGAAGAGTTCGCAGCCGAACATCCTGAGGTGGTTAAAGCTGTTGTTCGAGCCTCAGCTCGCGGCTGGCAAGACTACCTAAACGGCGATGCCTCAGCCACAAACGATTTGCTCGTCGAGCTGAATCCTGTGCTCAAGCCAGACCACGTTGAATGGGGCCGCAAGCAAATCATAAACTACCACCTAGTGGACGGCGATTACCAGTGGGACGAATCCTTTTACGCCATCGACCCGAGCCGCACGCGAACCCAGTTCGAACTACTGCGCGACCTCGAAATGGTGCCCGCAGACCTCGATTGGAAAGCTGCCATATCCAACTCATTTCTACCCGAATCACTTAACTAA